From a region of the Buteo buteo chromosome 7, bButBut1.hap1.1, whole genome shotgun sequence genome:
- the NEU4 gene encoding sialidase-4 codes for MGSRHFPARTVLFEKESNGVTYRVPALLYLPCVAKLLAFAEERLSADDAHANLLVLRRGTIYGSYVEWEDMRVLETATLQHHRSMNPCPLYDEFTGTLFLFFITVLGRTPEAYQIVTGQNVTRLCCVTSADQGLSWSTATDLTQQVIGGAIKDWATFALGPGHGIQLRSGRLLVPAYSYHIDCKECFGQLCKTTPHSFAFYSDDHGRGWRFGEFIPNLQTGECQLVSVDEEDGSNVLYCNARSPLGFRVQALSTDDGAVFHGGQLVQRLVEPPHGCHGSVIGFPAPFVYVPTAPWDPTMPLRGSARRLLPGMLQGFRYLPTQQAAGDELPAVATSSHHEPAEPGEGCPTPGLHGHAHGIASVRGDPAVTPSPAAFFQAPTWVLYSHPTSSMSRVNMGVHLSTFPRDVESWTEPWVIYEGPSAYSDLAYMELPYNEASISGGPAIAFACLYENGTRSPYEQISFSMFTLYDVLQNIPLTAAAPQQDGGHTHRRKRRRKSCLVS; via the exons ATGGGCTCCCGGCACTTCCCTGCCCGGACCgtcctctttgagaaggagtccaaTGGCGTCACATACCGCGTGCCTGCTCTGCTCTACCTGCCCTGTGTGGCCAAACTGCTGGCTTTCGCTGAGGAGCGGCTGAGTGCCGACGATGCCCACGCCAACCTGCTGGTGCTGCGCCGTGGCACGATCTACGGGAGCTATGTGGAG TGGGAAGATATGCGCGTGCTGGAGACGGCGACGCTGCAGCACCACCGGTCGATGAACCCCTGCCCGCTCTATGATGAATTCACTGGCaccctcttccttttcttcatcaCGGTGCTGGGCAGGACCCCTGAAGCCTACCAGATCGTCACCGGCCAAAACGTCACCCGCCTCTGCTGTGTCACCAGCGCCGACCAGGGCCTGAGCTGGAGCACAGCCACAGACCTGACGCAGCAGGTCATTGGCGGGGCCATCAAAG aCTGGGCGACGTTTGCACTGGGCCCCGGGCACGGGATCCAGCTGCGGTCCGGCCGGCTGCTGGTGCCTGCCTACAGCTACCACATCGACTGCAAGGAGTGCTTTGGCCAGCTCTGCAAGACCACCCCTCACTCCTTTGCCTTCTACAGTGATGACCACGGCCGGGGCTGGCGCTTTGGGGAGTTCATCCCCAACCTGCAGACAGGCGAGTGCCAGCTGGTCTCGGTGGATGAGGAGGATGGCTCCAACGTCCTCTACTGCAATGCCCGCAGCCCTTTGGGCTTCAGGGTCCAGGCGCTCAGCACAGACGACGGGGCTGTCTTCCACGGGGGGCAGCTGGTCCAGCGGCTGGTCGAGCCCCCCCATGGTTGTCATGGCAGCGTCATCGGCTTCCCCGCACCTTTCGTGTACGTCCCCACTGCCCCCTGGGACCCCACGATGCCCCTCCGGGGCTCGGCTCGCCGGCTGCTCCCTGGGATGCTCCAGGGATTTCGGTACCTGCCcacccagcaggcagcaggtGATGAGCTGCCCGCTGTGGCCACCAGCAGCCACCACGAGCCAGCTGAGCCTGGGGAGGGCTGTCCTACCCCAGGGCTTCACGGCCATGCCCATGGTATTGCCTCAGTCCGAGGGGACCCTGCGGtgacccccagccccgccgccttCTTCCAAGCACCAACGTGGGTCCTCTACTCCCACCCTACCAGCTCCATGTCACGGGTCAACATGGGGGTTCACCTGAGCACCTTCCCCAGGGATGTGGAGAGCTGGACCGAGCCGTGGGTCATCTATGAGGGCCCAAGTGCTTACTCGGACCTGGCTTACATGGAGCTGCCCTACAATGAGGCCTCCATCTCTGGTGGCCCAGCCATCGCTTTTGCCTGCCTCTACGAGAATGGAACACGGTCACCCTACGAGCAGATCTCCTTCAGCATGTT